One genomic region from Pararge aegeria chromosome 24, ilParAegt1.1, whole genome shotgun sequence encodes:
- the LOC120634434 gene encoding collagen alpha-1(I) chain-like isoform X1: protein MIKEKEKGGGARLKDEPNDPAEPGHGSRPPSASLPTPAALKKEPDEPAHRVKMEPHSQGGEDSNADLGVDGIKTEIDGLMDSDGDPTKSPQCELGGPGSLKSERLSSDSNDIIDPQTGLRGSTGNIQDGNPNCRNPNGPENMGSCRMGNSGPMGPGVSMGPMSSEAQTLPSNVISKQSGSMEQSQIFVFSTMLANKGAESVISGQHHSIIAYHCAQPATKKYLEKHPLKIGQFNKQNPAQWLNNLAMAKSRAGMRGGPNMMGGPNQMGHMMGGPMGPNMGPMGHGGMGHMGPNMMGPNRMGGPGNQMMMMKGGPGPMGQMGPGMGPMDGFPGGTPSCGVMDGLGADGEMPWDTKNPSVMSNGMANGPSQMPPCSEAGDNSGDSNMPCQPGPKVSSAGVKIPDENLTPQQRAHREEQLATIRKMQQILFPESGSNPNQPGDGSQPPSDINPPNSSANMNMSFPPMSAHGPMGSGPNGPMVSMSSSMNSGPSCTMSGPMGPNGPMGGGPMGPGGPMGPNGPMGGPMGNMGGPGMGMGGHGSMGPNGMMGPNGPMMSGMGPNGPMGPMGPCGMKGIRGPCGGPDMKSGMCTDMHMGRGCGGPMGRMPNPMGGMGGPKPCMMGPHMGPRMMPGPNLNTMNGGIMMEGGMMSAMVHGDCGPEHQHQHHGMPMNGPMCDEYGRGRSMGPGDPGGLGPGLGPGLGHKSSRSPKSPPSDIDWQKLHHHFFDENKNMDTDLSTQVKSPCSERGGCLPPPPYGASPLHRSASVPIATQSPSHGGGVQMPMSAEASRAGSALSSPAHCKQKNDAPEILEKLDEGVFVRTLQCLAAQQQKNQQGGNHSKEPSLMPVPSPQQISYLNQFEGQELTIQKQPNTSLKDNGPPSNNGGQTPQSNSNQKSPAGMMPGTPEPHSSLSEQRSGRFSMEQSPGFINPQTPTSAASTSSTKQDEKSRPSPSSNRSSQDSASKTPQREGREGREGQSLSQGPYAPSSTAKSSCSVVSTPSHPDDTMASNTETTLSGGPNSTSLPGPFPGPCSMNRPDNIPINPNQGPNGPMGTSTSSFDPISSLAQMSQQLTNTVGGGGPGPGGPMGPNGGGMGPFSSGPHHMQHHHSMHPHGHPHMMMNDLGCHMDNMGPGMGGPLEGMMSGNDFPPDMNLSPKMGGGPMGGPMGPMGPDASMMGPRMGGPGKMPPFNGANVQVKASAPNTIQYLPTRPQMPCNTGPRGPPSLDFLQRVTNPMQMDSSKGGVQYFPGARGMDMEGGMRGVMRAPGGMLRMPHYPAGFNSPPKMAGDPYGGPGPNPMCGPNFRGVKGGMGPGVRMGAAQPLPPSMGGPGPGFKGQGFAMPSTADPNYAAQFHNFQQQLYATGSRGAQPHAGYPPYQQSK, encoded by the exons GATGGTAACCCAAACTGCCGTAACCCGAACGGACCAGAGAATATGGGATCGTGCCGTATGGGCAATTCAGGACCAATGGGCCCCGGTGTGTCTATGGGACCCATGTCCAGCGAAGCGCAGACCTTGCCGTCTAATGTCATCAGCAAGCAATCTGGCAGCATGGAG CAGAGTCAGATTTTCGTTTTCTCCACCATGTTGGCAAACAAAGGGGCTGAATCTGTTATCTCTGGGCAGCATCATTCCATCATTGCGTATCACTGTGCCCAGCCTGCTACGAAGAAGTATCTCGAG AAACATCCCTTAAAAATAGGCCAGTTCAATAAACAGAATCCCGCCCAATGGCTCAACAATCTTGCCATGGCGAAAAGCCGAGCAGGAATGCGCGGCGGGCCTAATATGATGGGCGGGCCTAACCAAATGGGTCACATGATGGGTGGACCAATGGGACCCAACATGGGGCCGATGGGCCACGGCGGCATGGGGCACATGGGACCCAACATGATGGGCCCTAACCGCATGGGTGGACCCGGCAatcaaatgatgatgatgaaaggcGGGCCTGGCCCGATGGGGCAAATGGGTCCGGGCATGGGTCCGATGGATGGGTTTCCAGGGGGCACCCCGTCCTGTGGTGTCATGGACGGCCTCGGTGCTGATGGTGAAATGCCCTGGGACACC AAAAACCCCTCCGTAATGTCGAATGGCATGGCAAACGGTCCTTCTCAAATGCCGCCATGCTCTGAGGCGGGAGACAATTCCGGTGACAGCAATATGCCCTGTCAGCCCGGACCTAAAG TTTCCTCCGCAGGTGTGAAAATACCTGACGAGAACCTCACGCCGCAACAGAGAGCTCACAGAGAAGAACAACTGGCCACAATACGGAAAATGCAGCAAATTCTATTCCCGGAGAGTGGATCTAACCCTAATCAACCTGGGGATGGATCGCAACCGCCCTCGGACATCAATCCCCCAAATTCCAGCGCCAACATGAATATGTCCTTCCCTCCCATGTCAGCGCATGGACCGATGGGTTCCGGACCAAACGGACCAATGGTTTCAATGTCCAGTAGCATGAATAGCGGACCAAGTTGCACTATGTCCGGTCCGATGGGTCCTAATGGACCAATGGGCGGAGGGCCAATGGGTCCAGGCGGCCCGATGGGACCAAACGGCCCAATGGGCGGTCCGATGGGTAATATgggtgggccgggaatgggcaTGGGTGGGCACGGCTCTATGGGGCCTAATGGGATGATGGGGCCAAACGGTCCAATGATGTCGGGAATGGGGCCCAATGGACCCATGGGGCCGATGGGGCCCTGTGGCATGAAGGGAATTAGAGGGCCATGCGGAGGGCCGGATATGAAGTCGGGAATGTGCACAGATATGCACATGGGTAGAGGTTGCGGCGGACCTATGGGA cgTATGCCCAATCCCATGGGAGGTATGGGAGGGCCTAAACCGTGCATGATGGGTCCACACATGGGACCGAGAATGATGCCAGGACCGAACCTCAACACTATGAATG GTGGTATAATGATGGAGGGCGGTATGATGAGCGCAATGGTGCACGGAGACTGCGGTCCGGAACATCAGCACCAGCACCATGGAATGCCCATGAACGGCCCCATGTGTGACGAGTACGGACGCGGGAGGAGC ATGGGGCCGGGTGATCCAGGCGGGTTGGGTCCCGGGCTGGGTCCGGGTTTAGGTCACAAGTCATCGCGTAGCCCCAAATCACCCCCATCAGATATCGACTGGCAGAAGTTACATCACCACTTCTTTGACGAGAACAAGAATATGGACACCGATCTAA GTACGCAAGTAAAGTCACCTTGTTCAGAAAGGGGTGGATGTCTTCCACCACCGCCTTACGGTGCTTCGCCCTTACACCGATCTGCCTCCGTGCCTATTG CAACACAATCGCCCTCACATGGCGGCGGTGTCCAAATGCCTATGTCAGCGGAAGCTTCCAGAGCTGGATCCGCTCTTAGCAGCCCTGCACACTGCAAACAGAAAAACGACGCACCAG AGATACTAGAGAAGTTGGACGAAGGCGTGTTCGTCCGCACGCTCCAATGTTTGGCGGCGCAGCAACAGAAGAACCAACAAGGCGGCAATCATTCTAAGGAACCGAGTTTGATGCCCGTGCCATCCCCGCAACAAATATCGTATCTCAACCAGTTCGAAG GTCAAGAGTTAACGATACAAAAGCAACCAAACACATCGTTAAAGGACAACGGACCACCTTCCAATAATGGAGGGCAGACGCCGCAATCAAATTCCAATCAGAAATCACCTGCAGG AATGATGCCGGGGACCCCAGAGCCGCACTCGTCGTTGTCGGAACAGCGCTCGGGGCGGTTTTCGATGGAACAGAGTCCCGGGTTCATCAATCCACAGACTCCAACATCTGCAGCTTCCACCTCTAGTACCAAGCAAG ACGAGAAATCCCGGCCGAGCCCGTCATCGAATAGGTCGAGTCAGGACAGCGCGTCGAAAACACCACAACGAGAGGGTAGAGAGGGGCGGGAAGGGCAATCACTCAGTCAAGGGCCCTACGCACCCTCCTCCACCGCCAAGAGCAGCTGCAGTGTAGTGTCCACCCCATCACACCCTGACGACACCATGGCATCTAACACTGAG ACGACATTATCCGGTGGTCCTAACAGCACAAGCCTACCAGGCCCCTTCCCGGGACCGTGCAGTATGAACAGGCCGGACAACATCCCGATCAACCCCAACCAGGGCCCCAACGGCCCCATGGGAACCTCCACGTCCTCATTCGACCCCATCTCGTCACTGGCGCAGATGTCACAACAGCTGACCAACACGGTGGGCGGCGGGGGCCCCGGCCCGGGGGGACCCATGGGGCCGAACGGCGGCGGGATGGGACCCTTCAGCTCGGGCCCCCACCATATGCAGCACCACCACTCCATGCACCCGCATGGACATCCGCACATGATGATGAATGACTTAG GTTGCCACATGGATAATATGGGACCAGGTATGGGCGGGCCACTGGAAGGTATGATGAGCGGTAACGACTTCCCTCCCGACATGAACCTAAGCCCAAAAATGGGCGGTGGCCCTATGGGCGGGCCCATGGGGCCAATGGGACCCGATGCGTCCATGATGGGTCCGAGGATGGGCGGTCCGGGAAAAATGCCTCCATTTAACGGGGCTAACGTCCAAGTCAAAGCGAGCGCGCCAAACACGATACAGTATTTACCCACTAGGCCTCAAATGCCTTGCAACACGGGTCCCAGAGGCCCACCCAGTCTCGACTTCTTACAACGAGTCACGAATCCCATGCAAATGGACAGCAGTAAAGGCGGCGTGCAATACTTCCCTGGCGCGAGAGGAATGGACATGGAGGGAGGTATGCGAGGGGTAATGAGAGCGCCGGGGGGAATGCTCAGGATGCCGCACTACCCCGCAGGGTTCAACTCCCCACCCAAAATGGCAGGTGATCCATACGGCGGACCCGGCCCCAATCCGATGTGCGGGCCTAATTTCCGAGGAGTAAAAGGTGGGATGGGTCCTGGAGTGAGAATGGGTGCGGCACAACCTTTACCGCCTTCCATGGGGGGACCGGGGCCAGGTTTCAAGGGGCAAGGGTTCGCCATGCCATCCACAGCTGACCCCAACTACGCGGCGCAGTTCCACAACTTCCAGCAGCAGCTGTACGCGACCGGCAGTCGTGGGGCGCAACCCCATGCCGGCTACCCCCCCTACCAGCAGTCCAAGTGA
- the LOC120634434 gene encoding collagen alpha-1(I) chain-like isoform X2 translates to MIKEKEKGGGARLKDEPNDPAEPGHGSRPPSASLPTPAALKKEPDEPAHRVKMEPHSQGGEDSNADLGVDGIKTEIDGLMDSDGDPTKSPQCELGGPGSLKSERLSSDSNDIIDPQTGLRGSTGNIQDGNPNCRNPNGPENMGSCRMGNSGPMGPGVSMGPMSSEAQTLPSNVISKQSGSMESQIFVFSTMLANKGAESVISGQHHSIIAYHCAQPATKKYLEKHPLKIGQFNKQNPAQWLNNLAMAKSRAGMRGGPNMMGGPNQMGHMMGGPMGPNMGPMGHGGMGHMGPNMMGPNRMGGPGNQMMMMKGGPGPMGQMGPGMGPMDGFPGGTPSCGVMDGLGADGEMPWDTKNPSVMSNGMANGPSQMPPCSEAGDNSGDSNMPCQPGPKVSSAGVKIPDENLTPQQRAHREEQLATIRKMQQILFPESGSNPNQPGDGSQPPSDINPPNSSANMNMSFPPMSAHGPMGSGPNGPMVSMSSSMNSGPSCTMSGPMGPNGPMGGGPMGPGGPMGPNGPMGGPMGNMGGPGMGMGGHGSMGPNGMMGPNGPMMSGMGPNGPMGPMGPCGMKGIRGPCGGPDMKSGMCTDMHMGRGCGGPMGRMPNPMGGMGGPKPCMMGPHMGPRMMPGPNLNTMNGGIMMEGGMMSAMVHGDCGPEHQHQHHGMPMNGPMCDEYGRGRSMGPGDPGGLGPGLGPGLGHKSSRSPKSPPSDIDWQKLHHHFFDENKNMDTDLSTQVKSPCSERGGCLPPPPYGASPLHRSASVPIATQSPSHGGGVQMPMSAEASRAGSALSSPAHCKQKNDAPEILEKLDEGVFVRTLQCLAAQQQKNQQGGNHSKEPSLMPVPSPQQISYLNQFEGQELTIQKQPNTSLKDNGPPSNNGGQTPQSNSNQKSPAGMMPGTPEPHSSLSEQRSGRFSMEQSPGFINPQTPTSAASTSSTKQDEKSRPSPSSNRSSQDSASKTPQREGREGREGQSLSQGPYAPSSTAKSSCSVVSTPSHPDDTMASNTETTLSGGPNSTSLPGPFPGPCSMNRPDNIPINPNQGPNGPMGTSTSSFDPISSLAQMSQQLTNTVGGGGPGPGGPMGPNGGGMGPFSSGPHHMQHHHSMHPHGHPHMMMNDLGCHMDNMGPGMGGPLEGMMSGNDFPPDMNLSPKMGGGPMGGPMGPMGPDASMMGPRMGGPGKMPPFNGANVQVKASAPNTIQYLPTRPQMPCNTGPRGPPSLDFLQRVTNPMQMDSSKGGVQYFPGARGMDMEGGMRGVMRAPGGMLRMPHYPAGFNSPPKMAGDPYGGPGPNPMCGPNFRGVKGGMGPGVRMGAAQPLPPSMGGPGPGFKGQGFAMPSTADPNYAAQFHNFQQQLYATGSRGAQPHAGYPPYQQSK, encoded by the exons GATGGTAACCCAAACTGCCGTAACCCGAACGGACCAGAGAATATGGGATCGTGCCGTATGGGCAATTCAGGACCAATGGGCCCCGGTGTGTCTATGGGACCCATGTCCAGCGAAGCGCAGACCTTGCCGTCTAATGTCATCAGCAAGCAATCTGGCAGCATGGAG AGTCAGATTTTCGTTTTCTCCACCATGTTGGCAAACAAAGGGGCTGAATCTGTTATCTCTGGGCAGCATCATTCCATCATTGCGTATCACTGTGCCCAGCCTGCTACGAAGAAGTATCTCGAG AAACATCCCTTAAAAATAGGCCAGTTCAATAAACAGAATCCCGCCCAATGGCTCAACAATCTTGCCATGGCGAAAAGCCGAGCAGGAATGCGCGGCGGGCCTAATATGATGGGCGGGCCTAACCAAATGGGTCACATGATGGGTGGACCAATGGGACCCAACATGGGGCCGATGGGCCACGGCGGCATGGGGCACATGGGACCCAACATGATGGGCCCTAACCGCATGGGTGGACCCGGCAatcaaatgatgatgatgaaaggcGGGCCTGGCCCGATGGGGCAAATGGGTCCGGGCATGGGTCCGATGGATGGGTTTCCAGGGGGCACCCCGTCCTGTGGTGTCATGGACGGCCTCGGTGCTGATGGTGAAATGCCCTGGGACACC AAAAACCCCTCCGTAATGTCGAATGGCATGGCAAACGGTCCTTCTCAAATGCCGCCATGCTCTGAGGCGGGAGACAATTCCGGTGACAGCAATATGCCCTGTCAGCCCGGACCTAAAG TTTCCTCCGCAGGTGTGAAAATACCTGACGAGAACCTCACGCCGCAACAGAGAGCTCACAGAGAAGAACAACTGGCCACAATACGGAAAATGCAGCAAATTCTATTCCCGGAGAGTGGATCTAACCCTAATCAACCTGGGGATGGATCGCAACCGCCCTCGGACATCAATCCCCCAAATTCCAGCGCCAACATGAATATGTCCTTCCCTCCCATGTCAGCGCATGGACCGATGGGTTCCGGACCAAACGGACCAATGGTTTCAATGTCCAGTAGCATGAATAGCGGACCAAGTTGCACTATGTCCGGTCCGATGGGTCCTAATGGACCAATGGGCGGAGGGCCAATGGGTCCAGGCGGCCCGATGGGACCAAACGGCCCAATGGGCGGTCCGATGGGTAATATgggtgggccgggaatgggcaTGGGTGGGCACGGCTCTATGGGGCCTAATGGGATGATGGGGCCAAACGGTCCAATGATGTCGGGAATGGGGCCCAATGGACCCATGGGGCCGATGGGGCCCTGTGGCATGAAGGGAATTAGAGGGCCATGCGGAGGGCCGGATATGAAGTCGGGAATGTGCACAGATATGCACATGGGTAGAGGTTGCGGCGGACCTATGGGA cgTATGCCCAATCCCATGGGAGGTATGGGAGGGCCTAAACCGTGCATGATGGGTCCACACATGGGACCGAGAATGATGCCAGGACCGAACCTCAACACTATGAATG GTGGTATAATGATGGAGGGCGGTATGATGAGCGCAATGGTGCACGGAGACTGCGGTCCGGAACATCAGCACCAGCACCATGGAATGCCCATGAACGGCCCCATGTGTGACGAGTACGGACGCGGGAGGAGC ATGGGGCCGGGTGATCCAGGCGGGTTGGGTCCCGGGCTGGGTCCGGGTTTAGGTCACAAGTCATCGCGTAGCCCCAAATCACCCCCATCAGATATCGACTGGCAGAAGTTACATCACCACTTCTTTGACGAGAACAAGAATATGGACACCGATCTAA GTACGCAAGTAAAGTCACCTTGTTCAGAAAGGGGTGGATGTCTTCCACCACCGCCTTACGGTGCTTCGCCCTTACACCGATCTGCCTCCGTGCCTATTG CAACACAATCGCCCTCACATGGCGGCGGTGTCCAAATGCCTATGTCAGCGGAAGCTTCCAGAGCTGGATCCGCTCTTAGCAGCCCTGCACACTGCAAACAGAAAAACGACGCACCAG AGATACTAGAGAAGTTGGACGAAGGCGTGTTCGTCCGCACGCTCCAATGTTTGGCGGCGCAGCAACAGAAGAACCAACAAGGCGGCAATCATTCTAAGGAACCGAGTTTGATGCCCGTGCCATCCCCGCAACAAATATCGTATCTCAACCAGTTCGAAG GTCAAGAGTTAACGATACAAAAGCAACCAAACACATCGTTAAAGGACAACGGACCACCTTCCAATAATGGAGGGCAGACGCCGCAATCAAATTCCAATCAGAAATCACCTGCAGG AATGATGCCGGGGACCCCAGAGCCGCACTCGTCGTTGTCGGAACAGCGCTCGGGGCGGTTTTCGATGGAACAGAGTCCCGGGTTCATCAATCCACAGACTCCAACATCTGCAGCTTCCACCTCTAGTACCAAGCAAG ACGAGAAATCCCGGCCGAGCCCGTCATCGAATAGGTCGAGTCAGGACAGCGCGTCGAAAACACCACAACGAGAGGGTAGAGAGGGGCGGGAAGGGCAATCACTCAGTCAAGGGCCCTACGCACCCTCCTCCACCGCCAAGAGCAGCTGCAGTGTAGTGTCCACCCCATCACACCCTGACGACACCATGGCATCTAACACTGAG ACGACATTATCCGGTGGTCCTAACAGCACAAGCCTACCAGGCCCCTTCCCGGGACCGTGCAGTATGAACAGGCCGGACAACATCCCGATCAACCCCAACCAGGGCCCCAACGGCCCCATGGGAACCTCCACGTCCTCATTCGACCCCATCTCGTCACTGGCGCAGATGTCACAACAGCTGACCAACACGGTGGGCGGCGGGGGCCCCGGCCCGGGGGGACCCATGGGGCCGAACGGCGGCGGGATGGGACCCTTCAGCTCGGGCCCCCACCATATGCAGCACCACCACTCCATGCACCCGCATGGACATCCGCACATGATGATGAATGACTTAG GTTGCCACATGGATAATATGGGACCAGGTATGGGCGGGCCACTGGAAGGTATGATGAGCGGTAACGACTTCCCTCCCGACATGAACCTAAGCCCAAAAATGGGCGGTGGCCCTATGGGCGGGCCCATGGGGCCAATGGGACCCGATGCGTCCATGATGGGTCCGAGGATGGGCGGTCCGGGAAAAATGCCTCCATTTAACGGGGCTAACGTCCAAGTCAAAGCGAGCGCGCCAAACACGATACAGTATTTACCCACTAGGCCTCAAATGCCTTGCAACACGGGTCCCAGAGGCCCACCCAGTCTCGACTTCTTACAACGAGTCACGAATCCCATGCAAATGGACAGCAGTAAAGGCGGCGTGCAATACTTCCCTGGCGCGAGAGGAATGGACATGGAGGGAGGTATGCGAGGGGTAATGAGAGCGCCGGGGGGAATGCTCAGGATGCCGCACTACCCCGCAGGGTTCAACTCCCCACCCAAAATGGCAGGTGATCCATACGGCGGACCCGGCCCCAATCCGATGTGCGGGCCTAATTTCCGAGGAGTAAAAGGTGGGATGGGTCCTGGAGTGAGAATGGGTGCGGCACAACCTTTACCGCCTTCCATGGGGGGACCGGGGCCAGGTTTCAAGGGGCAAGGGTTCGCCATGCCATCCACAGCTGACCCCAACTACGCGGCGCAGTTCCACAACTTCCAGCAGCAGCTGTACGCGACCGGCAGTCGTGGGGCGCAACCCCATGCCGGCTACCCCCCCTACCAGCAGTCCAAGTGA